In one window of Ovis aries strain OAR_USU_Benz2616 breed Rambouillet chromosome 5, ARS-UI_Ramb_v3.0, whole genome shotgun sequence DNA:
- the LOC101116970 gene encoding olfactory receptor 2T3-like — protein sequence MLNTDFILVGLFGETKHALLFYTVTFIFFLMALAGNALLIILVHLEPRLHTPMYFFISQLSLMDLMYISVTVPKMLLGQMTGDHTISPSGCGIQMFFYLTLAGAEFFLLSAMAYDRYAAICRPLHYPLLMNQRVCECLVSGCWFLGMVDGVLLTPISMSFPFCHSRKILSFFCEAPALMKLSCSDISLYKMVMYLCCVLMLLIPIVVISSSYALILHLIHRMSSSESRRKAFATCSSHMIVVLFFFGAAIYTYMLPSFYHTAEQDMMVSAFYTIITPVLNPLIYSLRNKDVTGALRSRMQSGLSLRKVVKKKT from the coding sequence ATGTTAAATACTGATTTCATCCTTGTGGGGCTCTTTGGTGAAACCAAACATGCCCTCCTCTTCTACACTGTGACCTTCATCTTCTTCCTGATGGCCCTAGCTGGGAACGCTCTCCTCATCATCCTCGTCCACCTGGAGCCCCGCctgcacacccccatgtacttcttcatcAGCCAGCTCTCCCTCATGGACCTCATGTACATATCTGTGACTGTGCCCAAGATGCTCCTGGGCCAGATGACAGGAGATCATACAATCTCTCCTTCAGGTTGTGGGATCCAGATGTTCTTCTATCTGACCCTCGCTGGCGCTGAATTTTTTCTCCTGTCTGCCATGGCCTACGACCGATATGCTGCCATCTGCAGACCTCTCCATTATCCCCTGCTGATGAACCAGAGGGTCTGTGAATGCCTGGTGTCTGGATGCTGGTTCCTAGGAATGGTGGATGGTGTGTTGCTCACACCCATCTCTATGAGCTTCCCCTTTTGTCATTCCAGAAAAATCCTGAGTTTCTTCTGTGAGGCTCCGGCCTTGATGAAGCTCTCCTGCTCCGACATCTCCCTCTACAAGATGGTCATGTACCTGTGCTGTGTTCTCATGCTCCTCATCCCCATTGTGGTTATCTCAAGCTCATATGCCCTCATCCTGCACCTCATCCACAGAATGAGTTCATCAGAGAGCCGCAGGAAAGCCTTTGCCACCTGCTCCTCCCACATGATTGTAGTGCTGTTCTTCTTTGGTGCTGCGATTTACACCTACATGCTTCCTAGTTTCTACCACACAGCTGAGCAGGACATGATGGTGTCAGCCTTTTATACCATCATCACCCCTGTGCTGAACCCCCTCATTTACAGCCTCCGGAATAAGGATGTCACAGGGGCTCTGAGGAGCAGGATGCAGTCAGGGCTGAGCCTAAGAAAAGTTGTAAAGAAGAAAACCTGA